From a region of the Rathayibacter sp. VKM Ac-2804 genome:
- a CDS encoding LPXTG cell wall anchor domain-containing protein, producing the protein MHTRPSQSPAPRRSSGRPLDVAASLVLTVGLLGCAAPGAQAAEAPAASAGSASTGVALPQGAPSPQPTSEPSPSPMPTPTSTTTSTPAPTPAPSTGAPTPEPTAAVPAVTVTITGTFLTDPGELVKEGTRVEFSYDVENTGGVDLKEVLGRKTLAVGESFRLTTTEAVVSAQNLQDGFVPAESKPVRGTLPDGSRVTVSAPFEYRLPIPEKPPVAAEAPDLDVQVSGTFETEEGEPVVAGTKVRWVAEVTNTGDVALRDVQVADSEKLAELPVGETGVVSFESTVTERDVFNHSIFVASLATATTPSGVAYTENILGTLPIPAVTPVPIGPASEPTPTPTPGAATRPATEVSVPTAPAGAAASASNRTPAGHLASTGSDAAAVLPVAGFLGLLGAVGVLLGRRRRRAGSATE; encoded by the coding sequence ATGCACACTCGCCCTTCGCAGTCCCCGGCGCCTCGCCGATCGAGCGGCCGTCCGCTCGACGTCGCAGCGTCCCTCGTCCTCACCGTCGGCCTGCTCGGCTGCGCCGCGCCCGGCGCCCAGGCAGCTGAAGCACCGGCGGCGTCCGCCGGAAGCGCCTCGACCGGAGTCGCGCTGCCGCAGGGCGCGCCGTCGCCGCAGCCGACCTCCGAGCCCTCGCCGTCGCCGATGCCCACGCCGACGTCGACGACGACGTCGACGCCTGCGCCGACACCCGCGCCGAGCACCGGTGCGCCGACGCCCGAACCCACCGCTGCCGTCCCGGCCGTGACGGTGACCATCACCGGGACGTTCCTCACGGACCCGGGCGAGCTCGTGAAGGAGGGCACTCGCGTCGAGTTCTCCTACGACGTGGAGAACACGGGCGGCGTCGATCTGAAGGAGGTCCTCGGACGGAAGACGCTCGCGGTCGGCGAGTCGTTCCGGCTCACGACGACCGAGGCCGTGGTCAGTGCGCAGAACCTCCAGGACGGGTTCGTGCCGGCCGAGTCGAAGCCGGTCCGGGGCACCCTCCCGGACGGCTCCCGCGTGACGGTCTCGGCGCCGTTCGAGTACAGGCTCCCGATCCCCGAGAAGCCTCCGGTGGCGGCCGAGGCGCCGGATCTGGACGTGCAGGTGTCGGGCACGTTCGAGACGGAGGAGGGCGAGCCCGTCGTCGCCGGGACGAAGGTGCGCTGGGTCGCCGAGGTCACGAACACCGGCGACGTCGCCCTCCGCGACGTCCAGGTCGCGGACAGCGAGAAGCTCGCGGAGCTGCCCGTCGGGGAGACCGGTGTCGTCTCCTTCGAGAGCACCGTGACCGAGCGCGACGTCTTCAACCACTCGATCTTCGTCGCGTCACTCGCCACCGCCACCACGCCCTCAGGAGTCGCCTACACGGAGAACATCCTCGGCACCCTGCCGATCCCCGCGGTGACTCCCGTCCCGATCGGACCCGCTTCGGAGCCGACCCCCACTCCGACGCCGGGAGCGGCGACCCGGCCGGCCACCGAGGTCTCGGTCCCCACGGCACCGGCCGGTGCAGCGGCCTCGGCGTCGAATCGGACGCCGGCGGGTCACCTCGCCTCCACCGGCTCCGACGCGGCCGCAGTGCTGCCCGTCGCCGGGTTCCTCGGACTCCTCGGTGCGGTCGGCGTCCTCCTCGGTCGCCGTCGCCGGCGCGCCGGCAGCGCCACCGAGTGA
- a CDS encoding Ig-like domain-containing protein — MARATPPRSSPRSRARTVLARLLAITAAVGIAVTATVIQDAPAASAAVASTTFGPDGTHYPSDTPDIRSALPRGTTVVDVAASGPAIRTALDALTARQIAGGAVLRVAPGRLADISALDGYTNDGAVKVLITARDGFRSVTGGDWALRGVTGITLMRFDIHSLDVKGAKHASFAWLRVAANWVGLAGSAGLPVRDVELIEVVEPDSTVKNADSAQIKAYAPDLLTDVLVEGGYIAPSYYVDAKYGGSREPRPHTDTLQIEGSGVTGQVTLRDTVVFASNNSAVIIGGVRNVAFDEAFIVGGSTAAQRYPFLKGGAGSAGAQNGPGSLSAVQGSGGGNVDASDSTFVGSLQPTWDAVSNTRTNLPGKTARSGGFTVDPSLGSMTAADLDARSPRPTTAYLAGIWDDVSLGGSPAPAPTSTPTATAAPAPTPSAPTSPAPAPTTEPTEPEEPAEPETPAEDTTAPEVVITAPEAGDVLGGPATATVTATDDVAVTEVVFAVEGIEIGDGVQTGENTWSLSSDTAGVQGTFALTARATDAAGNVTESAPVPVTLQ, encoded by the coding sequence ATGGCCAGAGCCACTCCCCCCAGGTCGTCCCCGCGCTCCCGAGCGAGGACCGTCCTCGCCCGCCTCCTCGCGATCACCGCCGCCGTCGGCATCGCCGTCACCGCGACGGTGATCCAGGACGCACCGGCCGCCTCCGCCGCCGTCGCGTCCACGACCTTCGGTCCGGACGGCACGCACTACCCCTCCGACACCCCCGACATCCGCAGCGCCCTCCCCCGCGGCACCACCGTCGTCGACGTCGCTGCCTCGGGCCCGGCGATCCGCACGGCGCTCGACGCCCTCACCGCGCGCCAGATCGCGGGCGGCGCCGTGCTCCGGGTCGCCCCCGGCCGCCTCGCCGACATCTCGGCCCTCGACGGCTACACGAACGACGGGGCCGTCAAGGTCCTGATCACCGCGCGCGACGGCTTCCGGTCGGTGACCGGCGGCGACTGGGCGCTGCGCGGCGTCACGGGCATCACGCTGATGCGCTTCGACATCCACTCGCTCGACGTGAAGGGCGCGAAGCACGCGTCGTTCGCCTGGCTGCGCGTCGCGGCCAACTGGGTCGGCCTCGCCGGCTCGGCGGGTCTCCCCGTGCGGGACGTCGAGCTGATCGAGGTCGTCGAGCCCGACTCGACGGTCAAGAACGCCGACTCGGCCCAGATCAAGGCCTACGCGCCCGACCTGCTGACCGACGTCCTCGTCGAGGGCGGCTACATCGCGCCCTCCTACTACGTCGACGCGAAGTACGGCGGCTCCCGCGAGCCGCGCCCGCACACCGACACCCTGCAGATCGAGGGCTCCGGAGTGACCGGCCAGGTCACCCTCCGCGACACGGTGGTGTTCGCCTCGAACAACAGCGCCGTCATCATCGGCGGCGTCCGGAACGTCGCCTTCGACGAGGCCTTCATCGTCGGCGGCAGCACCGCGGCGCAGCGCTACCCGTTCCTGAAGGGCGGCGCCGGTTCCGCCGGAGCGCAGAACGGCCCCGGCAGCCTGAGCGCCGTCCAGGGCTCCGGCGGCGGCAACGTCGACGCGTCGGACTCGACCTTCGTCGGCTCGCTGCAGCCTACCTGGGACGCCGTGTCGAACACCCGCACGAACCTGCCCGGCAAGACCGCGCGCTCGGGCGGCTTCACGGTCGACCCGTCGCTCGGCTCGATGACCGCCGCCGACCTCGACGCGCGGAGCCCGCGGCCGACCACCGCGTACCTCGCCGGCATCTGGGACGACGTCTCCCTCGGCGGCAGCCCCGCGCCCGCGCCGACATCGACGCCGACCGCGACGGCCGCCCCTGCGCCGACCCCGTCCGCGCCGACCAGCCCGGCTCCGGCACCGACGACGGAGCCGACCGAGCCGGAGGAACCCGCCGAGCCGGAGACCCCCGCGGAGGACACCACCGCCCCGGAGGTCGTGATCACCGCCCCGGAGGCCGGCGACGTGCTCGGCGGACCGGCGACCGCGACCGTCACGGCGACCGACGACGTCGCGGTGACCGAAGTCGTGTTCGCCGTCGAGGGCATCGAGATCGGCGACGGCGTGCAGACCGGCGAGAACACCTGGTCGCTCAGCTCGGACACCGCCGGCGTGCAGGGCACCTTCGCGCTCACCGCCCGGGCGACCGATGCGGCGGGCAACGTGACGGAGAGCGCCCCGGTGCCCGTGACGCTGCAGTAG
- a CDS encoding Ig-like domain-containing protein — MARTTRSRTAPPRTRPVKDVVRILAVAAAVAIAVTGVSIPGAQAAAAAESSAAFGPDGTHYPSDTPDIRSGAAGYTVVDAAASGPAIRKALDALTRTQIAEGAVIRVAPGHISDLSALSGYRNAGDEKVLITARDGFQSVTGGNWALRSVTGITLMRFDIDSLDVKGATHASFAWLRIKKNWLGLAASAGVPVRDVELIEVVEPDSMVKSADTAQIKAFAPDVMGDVLVEGSYMAPSYYVDAVYGGSNPARPHTDTLQIEGSGVTGQITLRDSVVFTSNNSAVIVGGVRNVAFEDSFIVGGPLAMKRYPFLRGGAGYAGAINGAGSVSAVQGTGGGNIDASDSILAGSLQPKWDTVTNTVTNIAGKTATRGAFTLDTTLSSMSTDELDAKSPRPTTARLIDIWDDVDTSTPTPTPTATPTATPTATPTPTATPTATATPTATPTPTATPEPTTTPEPTATPTPTPTKTPDLPAETPDGEDGGSGPVADTTAPTVAITSPSAGAVISGTTTATVSATDDTAVTGVAFYIGNLKVGDGVKTGASTWSLTTSTAGMRGTFPLTARATDAAGNVAASAPVTVTLR; from the coding sequence ATGGCCCGGACCACCCGCTCCAGAACGGCACCGCCCCGCACCCGTCCCGTGAAGGACGTGGTCCGGATCCTGGCCGTCGCCGCCGCCGTGGCGATCGCCGTGACCGGAGTGTCGATCCCGGGCGCCCAGGCCGCAGCGGCCGCCGAGAGCTCCGCCGCCTTCGGTCCCGACGGCACGCACTACCCCTCCGACACCCCCGACATCCGCTCCGGAGCAGCCGGCTACACCGTCGTCGACGCGGCGGCGTCCGGCCCCGCGATCAGGAAGGCGCTCGACGCCCTGACGCGCACGCAGATCGCGGAGGGTGCGGTCATCCGGGTCGCCCCCGGCCACATCTCCGACCTATCGGCGCTCAGCGGCTACCGGAACGCCGGGGACGAGAAGGTGCTGATCACGGCCCGCGACGGCTTCCAGTCGGTCACGGGCGGCAACTGGGCGCTGCGCTCGGTCACCGGCATCACCCTGATGCGCTTCGACATCGACTCCCTGGACGTGAAGGGCGCGACGCACGCGTCGTTCGCCTGGCTCCGGATCAAGAAGAACTGGCTCGGCCTCGCCGCCTCCGCGGGCGTCCCCGTCCGCGACGTCGAGCTCATCGAGGTCGTCGAGCCCGACTCGATGGTGAAGAGCGCCGACACCGCGCAGATCAAGGCGTTCGCTCCCGACGTGATGGGCGACGTGCTGGTCGAGGGCAGCTACATGGCGCCGTCGTACTACGTCGACGCCGTCTACGGCGGGTCGAACCCGGCGCGCCCGCACACGGACACCCTGCAGATCGAGGGCAGCGGCGTCACCGGCCAGATCACCCTCCGCGACTCCGTCGTGTTCACCTCCAACAACAGCGCGGTCATCGTCGGCGGGGTGCGGAACGTGGCGTTCGAGGACTCCTTCATCGTCGGCGGCCCGCTCGCCATGAAGCGCTACCCGTTCCTCCGCGGCGGCGCCGGCTACGCGGGCGCCATCAACGGCGCGGGCAGCGTCAGCGCCGTCCAGGGCACCGGCGGCGGCAACATCGACGCGTCCGACTCGATCCTCGCCGGCTCGCTCCAGCCCAAGTGGGACACCGTCACGAACACCGTCACGAACATCGCGGGCAAGACCGCGACCCGGGGCGCGTTCACCCTCGACACGACGCTGAGCTCGATGAGCACCGACGAGCTCGACGCCAAGAGCCCCCGCCCGACCACGGCTCGCCTGATCGACATCTGGGACGACGTCGACACGTCGACTCCCACGCCGACGCCGACCGCCACTCCGACGGCGACGCCGACCGCGACCCCGACGCCCACCGCGACCCCGACCGCGACCGCGACCCCGACCGCGACGCCGACTCCGACCGCGACCCCCGAGCCGACCACCACCCCGGAGCCCACCGCCACGCCGACGCCGACGCCGACCAAGACCCCGGACCTCCCCGCGGAGACTCCTGACGGGGAGGACGGCGGCAGCGGCCCCGTCGCCGACACCACCGCGCCGACGGTCGCGATCACCTCGCCGTCGGCCGGCGCCGTGATCAGCGGGACGACGACCGCCACGGTCTCCGCGACGGACGACACCGCGGTCACCGGAGTGGCCTTCTACATCGGCAACCTGAAGGTCGGCGACGGCGTCAAGACCGGCGCGAGCACCTGGTCGCTGACCACCAGCACGGCGGGCATGCGCGGGACCTTCCCGCTCACCGCCCGGGCGACCGACGCGGCGGGCAACGTCGCCGCGAGCGCCCCGGTGACGGTCACTCTGCGCTAG
- the bla gene encoding class A beta-lactamase, translating into MSARLGIRSGSAVVLAAVLALSACSAPSAPATSPSTTAAASPAVPAPAPAIDVSADLTALEAEFDARIGVSAVDTGSGRQVAHRRDERFGYASSIKALAAAEFLHAVPAAERGDVVTWTAADVEAAGYSPVTGESTATGLPLARLAEVAVRQSDNTALNLVLDRLGGPTALDRALEELGDTTTDVVDEEPRLNTVVPGSTANTTTPAAVTADLTAVALGERLPVEDRALLLDWMSGNATGDALIRAGAPEGWSVADKSGGAGGIRNDVAVVTPPGRAPIVLSVLTARNDPDTAYDDALVARAAAIVLGALE; encoded by the coding sequence GTGAGCGCCCGCCTCGGGATCCGGAGCGGGTCCGCCGTCGTCCTCGCGGCCGTGCTCGCGCTCTCCGCCTGCTCCGCACCGAGCGCTCCCGCCACGTCCCCGTCGACGACGGCTGCCGCGTCCCCCGCCGTCCCCGCCCCCGCCCCGGCGATCGACGTCTCCGCCGATCTCACCGCGCTCGAGGCCGAGTTCGACGCGCGGATCGGCGTGAGCGCCGTCGACACCGGCAGCGGCCGGCAGGTCGCGCACCGCCGGGACGAGCGCTTCGGCTACGCCTCGAGCATCAAGGCCCTGGCCGCCGCCGAGTTCCTCCATGCCGTCCCCGCCGCCGAGCGCGGCGACGTCGTCACCTGGACCGCGGCCGACGTCGAGGCCGCCGGCTATTCCCCCGTCACGGGCGAGAGCACCGCCACCGGGCTGCCGCTGGCCCGGCTCGCCGAGGTCGCGGTCCGGCAGAGCGACAACACCGCACTGAACCTGGTGCTCGACCGCCTCGGCGGCCCGACCGCGCTCGATCGCGCCCTCGAGGAGCTCGGCGACACGACCACCGACGTCGTCGACGAGGAGCCGCGGCTCAACACGGTCGTGCCGGGCAGCACCGCGAACACCACCACTCCCGCCGCCGTCACCGCCGACCTGACGGCCGTCGCCCTGGGCGAGCGACTGCCGGTCGAGGACCGCGCGCTGCTGCTGGACTGGATGAGCGGCAACGCCACGGGCGACGCCCTGATCCGCGCCGGCGCCCCCGAGGGCTGGAGCGTCGCGGACAAGTCCGGCGGGGCCGGCGGCATCCGCAACGACGTCGCCGTCGTCACGCCGCCGGGCCGGGCTCCGATCGTCCTGTCCGTCCTCACCGCACGCAACGATCCCGACACGGCCTACGACGACGCCCTGGTCGCGCGGGCGGCCGCTATCGTTCTGGGGGCGCTGGAGTAG
- a CDS encoding DUF6518 family protein, protein MPPATTRPSVLRSLLAALLGGLILGGLTSVLQGSLPGPVNSFANSSGGWSMLVFALVRLGGARPAAAAALGLLTFWALLEGYDLVTAARGFGYSPPFTDVFWLLAVPAGPILGAAAALTLHGSTPWRVLAVAPLSGVLIGEGVWALRNVAETTSPVYWWLEIVLGAVFLVLAVVRRRPRPLLALAALAVTAAAAVAFVVVYSVL, encoded by the coding sequence ATGCCTCCCGCCACCACCCGTCCGAGCGTGCTACGCTCCCTCCTCGCCGCCCTGCTCGGCGGTCTGATCCTGGGCGGGCTCACGAGCGTCCTCCAGGGATCGCTGCCCGGCCCGGTGAACTCCTTCGCCAACTCCTCCGGCGGCTGGTCGATGCTGGTCTTCGCCCTGGTGCGGCTCGGCGGCGCCCGCCCGGCCGCGGCGGCGGCGCTCGGCCTCCTCACGTTCTGGGCGCTCCTCGAGGGCTACGACCTCGTGACCGCCGCGCGCGGCTTCGGCTACTCGCCGCCCTTCACGGATGTGTTCTGGCTGCTGGCCGTGCCCGCCGGCCCGATCCTCGGCGCGGCCGCCGCTCTGACGCTGCACGGCTCCACGCCCTGGCGCGTCCTCGCGGTCGCCCCGCTGTCGGGCGTCCTGATCGGCGAGGGCGTCTGGGCCCTGAGGAACGTCGCCGAGACGACCAGCCCGGTCTACTGGTGGCTCGAGATCGTCCTCGGCGCGGTCTTCCTCGTCCTCGCGGTGGTCAGGAGACGCCCGCGGCCGCTCCTCGCCCTCGCGGCCCTCGCGGTCACCGCCGCGGCCGCCGTCGCCTTCGTCGTCGTCTACTCGGTCCTGTGA
- a CDS encoding SDR family oxidoreductase, whose protein sequence is MTPQNPPRTALVTGGSGGIGRAVVERLARDGLSVAVHYSGNRERAEDVAAGAREQGVEAVVVGGDVADETAMAAAFTAAEEALGGLDVVVNTAGVMILGPVATFDLADLDRMHRTNIRGPFVIAQLAAARLRPGGALITFSTSVTRTSFPGYGPYVASKAAVEALTIVLARELRGKDITVNAVAPGPTATPLFLDGKSEEEVARLAGAVPLERLGQPADIAETVAFLAGPGRWINGQTLFVNGGLA, encoded by the coding sequence ATGACCCCGCAGAACCCGCCCCGCACCGCCCTCGTCACCGGCGGCTCCGGCGGCATCGGCCGCGCCGTCGTCGAGCGGCTCGCCCGCGACGGCCTCTCGGTCGCCGTGCACTACTCCGGCAACCGCGAGCGGGCGGAGGACGTCGCCGCGGGCGCCCGCGAGCAGGGCGTCGAGGCCGTGGTCGTCGGCGGCGACGTCGCCGACGAGACCGCGATGGCCGCCGCCTTCACTGCGGCGGAGGAGGCCCTCGGCGGCCTCGACGTCGTGGTGAACACGGCCGGTGTCATGATCCTCGGCCCCGTGGCGACCTTCGATCTCGCCGACCTCGACCGGATGCACCGCACCAACATCCGCGGGCCGTTCGTGATCGCGCAGCTCGCGGCGGCCCGGCTGCGACCCGGCGGCGCGCTGATCACCTTCTCGACCAGCGTCACCCGGACATCGTTCCCCGGCTACGGCCCGTACGTCGCCTCGAAGGCGGCGGTCGAGGCGCTCACCATCGTCCTCGCCCGCGAGCTGCGCGGCAAGGACATCACGGTGAACGCCGTGGCACCGGGCCCCACCGCCACCCCCCTCTTCCTCGACGGCAAGTCGGAGGAGGAGGTCGCCCGCCTCGCCGGCGCCGTCCCCCTCGAGCGTCTCGGGCAGCCCGCCGACATCGCCGAGACCGTCGCCTTCCTCGCCGGCCCCGGCCGCTGGATCAACGGCCAGACCCTCTTCGTCAACGGCGGCCTCGCCTAG
- a CDS encoding SDR family oxidoreductase, giving the protein MSKVVIVSGASSGFGAMTVRELALAGHRVYAGMRAMSGRNAPAAEDARSFADEHGVDLRPVELDVSDEASVDAAVARIAEESERIDVVVHNAGHMVLGPTEAFTVEQLAEVYDVNVLSTQRLNHAVLPILRAQEEGLLVWVGSSSSRGGTPPYLGPYFAAKAAEDALAVGYAVEVARFGIDTVIVVPGSYTTGTNHFAHAGHASRTEVASAYADRYPGLMDDVSARLAELSPADADPREIALEIARVVDLPRGERPFRVVIDPADDGAARVFELGDAVRREFYERIRMQDLLTPTDTAAAAGTDPQGENR; this is encoded by the coding sequence GTGTCGAAAGTCGTGATCGTCTCCGGCGCCTCGAGCGGCTTCGGAGCGATGACCGTCCGCGAGCTCGCCCTCGCCGGCCACCGCGTCTACGCAGGCATGCGGGCGATGAGCGGACGCAACGCCCCCGCCGCCGAGGACGCCCGCTCGTTCGCCGACGAGCACGGCGTCGATCTGCGCCCCGTCGAGCTCGACGTCTCGGATGAGGCGTCGGTCGACGCCGCCGTCGCGCGGATCGCCGAGGAGAGCGAGCGGATCGACGTGGTCGTGCACAACGCCGGCCACATGGTCCTCGGGCCGACCGAGGCGTTCACCGTCGAGCAGCTCGCCGAGGTCTACGACGTGAACGTGCTCTCGACCCAGCGGCTCAACCACGCGGTGCTGCCGATCCTCCGCGCGCAGGAGGAGGGCCTGCTCGTCTGGGTCGGCTCGTCCAGCTCGCGCGGCGGCACGCCCCCGTACCTCGGGCCGTACTTCGCGGCGAAGGCGGCGGAGGACGCGCTGGCCGTCGGCTACGCGGTCGAGGTCGCGCGCTTCGGGATCGACACGGTCATCGTCGTCCCCGGCTCGTACACCACGGGCACCAACCACTTCGCGCACGCCGGGCACGCCTCCCGCACCGAGGTCGCGTCCGCCTATGCGGACCGCTACCCGGGGCTGATGGACGACGTGTCGGCCCGGCTCGCCGAGCTCTCTCCCGCGGACGCCGACCCCCGGGAGATCGCCCTCGAGATCGCGCGGGTCGTCGACCTGCCCCGCGGCGAGCGCCCCTTCCGCGTCGTCATCGACCCGGCCGACGACGGCGCCGCGCGCGTCTTCGAGCTCGGCGACGCGGTGCGCCGCGAGTTCTACGAGCGGATCCGGATGCAGGACCTGCTGACCCCCACCGACACCGCCGCAGCCGCCGGCACCGACCCCCAGGGAGAGAACCGATGA
- a CDS encoding bifunctional diguanylate cyclase/phosphodiesterase has translation MSDAGTGFPAARAEDVLPLPEVLAERGSGRPVRALRLGVGGAGLLLALVLLVPHAAALPALWLPFLVLLAAMWITASFRLELASGIGTVTFGVGVSVLAFLAQDVPRIEALLLWVLAIAVFQVVSRRPWAVTAYWTGLAALSGGAFLLVLALFPPTGWWPVVAAVPAVLAYALLSIGAEYLQAWLTLADVTDVPRPALRPDRVLLALGLNVALVALAYGAHLSAGIERIDLGAGLEIRSANTLLIVALGVAVISQYLRRARIERKLNGLIEAALALPWGEQEAILETLERSARTAIPSASTRISATPGRAFELSAPITTPGPGLRHVVLTRRPDSGGFTALEHRTLLALAHIATQALYDRRNTRVLRDQATTDSVTGLSNLRGLYEEFAAISDQEQRAVLFMDLDDFKAVNDTHGHSTGNTVLQEVGRRIRESVRSDDVVARIGGDEFAVLLDSVTAGAVALRITRAVERPLVVGDAELHPRISIGAPVAVDGGSFDRVMQEADERMYETKKERKGEGPQGVDLVAEVRAAVADGTVRVAFQPVIDVAERRIVGFEALARYTRTDGTALSPITLVDIARSLGVLDELTVQIVDQAVACMIEFRAIDPSVSFLSVNIEAEQLMHDSVTDVICAHRTADQGIQLCLELTEGSIGHVDEAVIERVRALTEDGIAIALDDYGQEHAAAAALLTVPLSIVKIDRVFLADEENPRHATILRSIINLVSDLDMHTIVEGVETPSAHELLTSLHADRAQGYFYGRPLFPELVKERLLATGTAAMPEQPTAP, from the coding sequence ATGAGCGATGCCGGCACCGGATTCCCGGCGGCGCGAGCCGAGGACGTCCTCCCGCTGCCCGAGGTGCTGGCCGAGCGGGGCAGCGGCCGCCCGGTGCGCGCGCTCCGGCTCGGCGTCGGCGGCGCCGGTCTCCTCCTCGCCCTGGTCCTGCTCGTCCCGCACGCGGCAGCGCTCCCGGCGCTCTGGCTGCCGTTCCTCGTGCTGCTCGCGGCGATGTGGATCACCGCGTCCTTCCGGCTCGAGCTCGCCTCGGGGATCGGCACCGTCACCTTCGGCGTCGGAGTGTCGGTGCTGGCCTTCCTGGCGCAGGACGTCCCGCGCATCGAGGCGCTGCTGCTGTGGGTGCTCGCGATCGCGGTGTTCCAGGTCGTCTCCCGGCGCCCCTGGGCCGTCACGGCCTACTGGACCGGGCTCGCCGCTCTGTCGGGCGGCGCCTTCCTCCTGGTGCTCGCCCTCTTCCCGCCCACCGGCTGGTGGCCCGTCGTCGCGGCGGTGCCGGCGGTGCTGGCCTACGCCCTGCTCTCGATCGGGGCCGAGTACCTGCAGGCGTGGCTGACGCTCGCCGACGTCACCGACGTGCCCCGGCCGGCGCTCCGGCCCGACCGCGTGCTGCTCGCACTCGGGCTCAACGTCGCGCTGGTGGCCCTCGCCTACGGCGCGCACCTCTCCGCCGGCATCGAGCGGATCGACCTCGGCGCCGGTCTCGAGATCCGCTCGGCGAACACCCTCCTGATCGTCGCGCTGGGCGTCGCCGTGATCAGCCAGTACCTGCGCCGCGCTCGGATCGAGCGCAAGCTGAACGGCCTGATCGAGGCGGCGCTGGCCTTGCCGTGGGGCGAGCAGGAGGCGATCCTCGAAACGCTCGAGCGGTCCGCGCGCACGGCGATCCCGTCGGCGAGCACGCGGATCTCCGCCACCCCCGGTCGCGCGTTCGAGCTGTCGGCGCCGATCACGACGCCGGGTCCGGGCCTGCGCCACGTCGTCCTGACGCGCCGCCCCGACTCCGGCGGCTTCACCGCCCTCGAGCACCGCACCCTCCTCGCTCTCGCGCACATCGCGACCCAGGCCCTCTACGACCGCCGAAACACCCGTGTCCTGCGCGACCAGGCCACGACCGACTCGGTCACGGGCCTCAGCAATCTGCGCGGCCTCTACGAGGAGTTCGCGGCGATCAGCGACCAGGAGCAGCGCGCGGTGCTGTTCATGGACCTCGACGACTTCAAGGCCGTCAACGACACCCACGGGCACTCGACGGGCAACACCGTCCTCCAGGAGGTCGGCCGCCGCATCCGCGAGAGCGTGCGCAGCGACGACGTCGTCGCGCGCATCGGCGGCGACGAGTTCGCCGTCCTCCTCGACTCCGTCACCGCCGGAGCCGTCGCGCTCCGGATCACACGCGCCGTCGAACGGCCCCTGGTCGTCGGCGACGCCGAGCTCCATCCCCGCATCAGCATCGGCGCCCCGGTCGCTGTCGACGGCGGCTCATTCGACCGGGTGATGCAGGAGGCCGACGAGCGGATGTACGAGACGAAGAAGGAACGCAAGGGCGAGGGACCCCAAGGGGTCGACCTCGTCGCCGAGGTCCGCGCCGCCGTGGCCGACGGGACCGTGAGGGTCGCCTTCCAGCCGGTGATCGACGTCGCCGAGCGGCGCATCGTCGGCTTCGAGGCGCTGGCCCGCTACACCCGGACCGACGGCACCGCGCTGAGCCCGATCACCCTCGTCGACATCGCGCGCTCGCTGGGCGTGCTGGACGAGCTGACGGTGCAGATCGTCGATCAGGCGGTCGCCTGCATGATCGAGTTCCGCGCGATCGACCCGTCGGTCTCGTTCCTCAGCGTCAACATCGAGGCCGAGCAGCTGATGCACGACAGCGTCACCGACGTGATCTGCGCCCACCGCACGGCCGATCAGGGCATCCAGCTCTGCCTCGAGCTGACCGAGGGATCGATCGGGCACGTCGACGAGGCGGTGATCGAGCGGGTGCGCGCCCTCACCGAGGACGGCATCGCCATCGCTCTGGACGACTACGGGCAGGAGCACGCGGCCGCTGCGGCGCTCCTGACCGTGCCGCTGAGCATCGTCAAGATCGACCGCGTCTTCCTGGCCGACGAGGAGAACCCGCGGCACGCCACGATCCTCCGCTCGATCATCAACCTGGTCTCCGACCTCGACATGCACACGATCGTCGAGGGCGTCGAGACGCCGTCCGCGCACGAGCTGCTGACGAGCCTGCACGCCGACCGCGCGCAGGGCTACTTCTACGGCCGTCCCCTCTTCCCGGAGCTCGTGAAGGAGCGCCTGCTCGCCACCGGCACGGCGGCGATGCCGGAGCAGCCGACCGCGCCCTAG